The stretch of DNA TATCGCAGGATTCTCTCATTTTAAATCTGTTCCCTGTCGAATTAACCAAAGTCAAAGCAATCAAAACCTTTTGCTTGCACGCATCATAAGCAGGTTTGTCGTAGGAAAAACTGGACAAGAAAGGCATGCCTCTTAAATCATTTTAAGTGCTAAAAGCCGCACAACATCCACGAGCTGGAAAAGTGTTGTGACCGTGCTCGCTTGCTCTTTTATGAAGCGTAAAGAGGAAGTGCTCTATAGAATTTATACACTTTATGGGGGGCTTATCCTTATACCATTCACACACACCGTCGCGAAATAGATGTAACAAGCGTCGAGAAATGTTTTTTTAACAAAAAAAATCGCTCTAAAAAAATTTTTAAGAGAAAAATTAAAACTTCTCAACCTCAAGTGCCAAGGCATGGACACAAGTCGCGAGCTCTTCTTTTAAAACTTGATAAATCGCTCGATGAATTTCTACGCGCGTCATATTGGAAAAAGAAGAAGATAAAATTTTCACGCGAAAATGTGTTTCTCCTTTACCATCAAAAGCATGCTCATTATGAGGATGCCCTTCATGAAGATGACTCTCGTTAATCACTTCAAGTTTTTGGGGATGAAAAGCATCTTGAAGCTTTTTCTTGATTATTGTTTCTACAGACATTTTTCATTCCTTCACAAAATACAAATACAAGAATACACCTTTTTCATAATCAAATAAGTGTGAAAACAAATTTTTCAAAAGTCAATTCTTGTAAAATTAATCAATTTTGCATAAAACCAAGAATATGACAATAACATCTAAATTATTCGATTCAATTCGCATAAGCTCAAATAAAAAACAAAAAGCTGAGCCAGAAGCGCAACAGTGTCAGTGGGAAGGTTGTGAAAAGACAGGGACCCATAAAGCACCAGCAGGTCGAAATCACGAAGGACAATATCTACATTTTTGTATTGAGCACGTGCGTGCCTATAATAAGAATTTTAATTACTTCTCAGGTCTTAGCAATCAAGATATTGCGAAATTCCAAAAGGATGCTCTCACAGGGCATCGCCCAACATGGCCGACAGATCTTAGCAATGGTACATCGAAAAAAACAGCAGCCAATTATGCAAAGATTCGCTCTGGGACAGCAGCCTATCAAAATCGTATGCGCGATCCTTTCACGCTTTTTACTGAGCGGCGTTCAAGCAATAATTTCTCGCGAAAATTAAAGCCCTTAGAAGCAAAAGCTTTTGATACACTAGGACTACAAGCAAACGCTTCAGCAGAAGATATCAAAATGAAATATAAAGAGTTGGTAAAAAAGCACCATCCTGATTCGAATGGTGGTAATCGTGCTTCAGAAGAGCGCTTTCGCGATGTTTTGCATGCTTATAATTTGCTCAAAAAATCTGGTTTGTGCTAAAAAACACGTGTTTATATGAACCCATTCTCATTGAGACCATCACTCTTTACATAAAACATTCTTATCTTCACAAAACATTATAGAATACGTGAAAACGATCTTCCTTCATCTCTAAGGCTCTCGTTATAGAGCATTGCATAAATACTCTAACTCTTGTATCGTTTTCTCATGAAATAAATAGCGTCCTTTCCCTGCCAGAAACATCATGACAAATTTTACCGTTGAAAATACACCCGATCTTACAGTTTGTGCTCGTGATCTATTTCATATTGAAACAGCTATGAAAATCCCTGCTTTTAGCACAAAAAGCCCCCATGTTCCTGATATCGATCCCGATTATCTTTTTGACCCGCAAACAACTTTAGCGATTCTCGCAGGTTTTACTTTTAACCGTCGTGTCATGGTTTCCGGCTATCACGGAACAGGGAAATCAACGCATATTGAACAAGTTGCTGCCCGTCTCAACTGGCCTTGTCTTCGCATTAATCTCGACAGCCATGTAAGTCGTATCGATCTTGTAGGAAAAGACGCTATTGTTTTAAAAGATGGCTTACAAATTACTGAATTTAAAGAGGGCATTTTGCCATGG from Bartonella tribocorum CIP 105476 encodes:
- a CDS encoding J domain-containing protein — its product is MTITSKLFDSIRISSNKKQKAEPEAQQCQWEGCEKTGTHKAPAGRNHEGQYLHFCIEHVRAYNKNFNYFSGLSNQDIAKFQKDALTGHRPTWPTDLSNGTSKKTAANYAKIRSGTAAYQNRMRDPFTLFTERRSSNNFSRKLKPLEAKAFDTLGLQANASAEDIKMKYKELVKKHHPDSNGGNRASEERFRDVLHAYNLLKKSGLC
- a CDS encoding BolA family protein; amino-acid sequence: MSVETIIKKKLQDAFHPQKLEVINESHLHEGHPHNEHAFDGKGETHFRVKILSSSFSNMTRVEIHRAIYQVLKEELATCVHALALEVEKF